Within Motilibacter aurantiacus, the genomic segment AGGTCCCCGCCGTCCACATCACGCGCGAGTTCAACGCGCCGGCGGCCACGGTGTTCCAGGCCCACGTCGACCCGGGCCTGCTCGTCCGCTGGCTCGGGCCGCGCAGCTGCGAGATGCGCATCGGGCACTACGACGCCCGGACCGGCGGCTCCTACCGCTACACGCACATCGACGCCGACGGCGAGTACGGCTTCTGGGGCAGCTTCCACGAGATCCGCCCCGGGGAGCTGATCGTGCAGACGTTCGGCTTCGACGGCGCCCCGGACGGGGTCGCCCTCGAGCGGATCGTCTTCACCGACCTCGGCGACGGGCGCAGCCGGCTGGTCTCGACCTCCCTCGCGGAGTCCTTCGAGACCCGGGACGAGTTCGTCGCCAGTGGCATGGAGTACGGGGTGCGCGAGGGCTACGAGAAGCTCGACGAGGTGCTCGCCGGGTAGCCCGTGGGGCTCTCCCGGTCGAAGGGCCTCGTCAGGCAGCTCCCCGGCGAGAAGCGGTAGGCCCGTCTGCCGGGATCGGCCGGGGCGCGGTCGTCCGCACGCCCGCTGGTCCTGCGGCCCGCCTTGCGGCGTTCACCTGCACGGCTGCCGGGTCGCGCTGGGGAAGCCCCGGCGCGGGCGACCCGGACGCGCCCGAGCGCCGTGATCGTGGGGTAGTCGGCGCCTCGCCCCGGCGTGTCGCGTCGACTACCCCAGGATCATCGGGTCGGAGGGCCGGTCGCGCCCACCGTGTCGGACGGGGCGGTGAGCTCATCAGCCCGGAGGCCGGCGTGGTGCCCAGCGTCCGACATGCCGCCGTCGGGCGCCGACCGGGCGGGCCGGGCGCCCGATGGCTACAGCCGCACGCCCAGCAGCGCGTCCACGGCCCGCGCGACCAGCCCGGCCGCCCCGGGGACGTCACCCTCGCCGCGGCCCGCAGCCGCCGCCCACTCGTCCACGACGCGCAGCGCGGACGGGGCGTCGAGGTCGGCGGCCAGCGCCCTGCGTACGCCGGACAGCACCGGCTCGGGGTCCGGCCCCTCGTTGCGGGCGAGCGCGCCCCGCCAGGCGTCCAGCCGCGCCTGCGCACCGGCGAGGTCGGCGTCGGTGTACTCCCAGTCGGACCGGTAGTGGTGCGCCAGCAGCACCAGCCGGACGGCAGCGGGGTCCACGCCGGCGGCGCGCAGCCTGGAGACCAGGACGAGGTTGCCCCGGGACTTGGACATCTTCTCGCCCTCGTAGCCCACCATCCCCACGTGGGCGTAGACCCGGGCGAACTCCGAGCCGAGGGCGTGCGCGTGCGAGGCGCTCATCTCGTGGTGCGGGAAGACGAGGTCGCTGCCGCCGCCCTGGACGTCGAAGCCGCCGCCGAGGTGGTCCAGCGCGATGACGGTGCACTCGATGTGCCACCCGGGGCGCCCCGGCCCGACCGCCGAGGGCCACGACGGCTCGCCGGGCCGCTCGCCGCGCCACAGCAGCGGGTCGACGCCGTTCCGCTTGCCGGGCCGCTCGGGGTCGCCGCCGCGCTCGGCCGACAGCTTGCGCTGCACGTCGTCGGCCAGCCCGGACACCCGCCCGTACGCGCTGTCGGCGGTGACGTCGAAGTACACGTCCTGCTCGACGCGGTACGCGCTGCCCTCGCCGAGCATGCGGCCCACAGCGTCGCCGATCGCCGAGACCGCCTCGGTCACGCCGACGTACGCGTCGGGCGGGATCACCCCGAGCGCCGCCATGTCCTCCCGGAAGAGCGCGGTCTCGCGCTGGGCCAGGTCGCGCCAGTCGACCCCGGTGGCGGCGGCGCGCTCGAGCAGCGGGTCGTCGACATCGGTGACGTTCTGGACGTACGTCGTACGCAGCCCCGCGTCCCGCCAGGCGCGCAGCACGAGGTCGAACGCGACGTAGGTGGCCGCGTGCCCCAGGTGCGTGGCGTCGTACGGGGTGATGCCGCAGACGTAGATCCTCCCCTGCTCGGGGCCCCCGACCGGCTGCAGCGAGCCGGTCGCAGTGTCGTGCAGGAGGAGCTCGGAGCCTGCTCCCGGAAGAGTCGGAACGGAGGGAGCGGGCCAGGCATGCACTACAGAAGCGTAACCAGCCCGTTCAGAACGCCGGCCACGGGATCGCGGGCCAGCCCGGGACCGGGCGCGGCATGCGCGCCTCGCGCAGCAGCCGGCGTACGCGCCGCTCGGTGGCCGTGACCTCCGCGGCGGTCAGGTGCTCGGCCAGCTGGGAGCCCAGCTCCCCTTCCAGCCCGTCCCGCACCCGGGCGAGGGTGTCGAGGTCCTCGGCGTCGATCCGCCGCCCGGCCCAGCCCCAGAGGACGGTCCGCAGCTTCTCCTCGACGTTGAACGAGACCCCGTGGTCGACGCCGTGCACGGGCGCGTCGGCTGCAGGCCCGAGGGGCAGGATGTGGCCGCCCTTGCGGTCCGCGTTGTTGACCACCGCGTCGAAGACCGCCATCCGGCGCAGCCGCGGGTCGGCGGCGTGGGCCAGCACGACCGCCTCGCCCCCCTCGCCGCGGGCGTCCAGGACGGCGAGCCAGCCCGGCGGCAGCGCAGGACGGGTGACGATGTCCACCAGCTCGACGGTGTCGTCGGCGTCCACCCACAGCTGCACCATGCCGGGGCCGAAGGGGCCGTCGCGCAGCACCGTCGGGGGCACGACGTCCCATCCGGCGTACGCCGAGACGAGGTACGCCGACACCTCCCGCCCGGCGAGCGTCCCGTCCGGGAAGTCCCACAGCGGCCGCTCCCCGGCGACCGGCTTGTAGACGCAGGCGGACTCGACCCCGTCGAGGCTGATGCGGGCGTAGAGCGTGGCGTTCGAGGCGTCGACCAACCGGCCCTCGACCTCGATGCTGCCCTCGCGAAGCAGGTGCAGCGCGTCGGCGACCGCGGACGTCGTCATGCCTCCAGTCTTACCGCCCGGCGGCGGGCGCGCGCGGCAACCGCCTCAGCAGCGGGCGGTCGCTCAGCGCCGGTAGCCGTTGGCCCGCGGGCAGACGTGGCCCTCGGGGTCGAGCGGCAGGCCGCAGAACGGGCACGGCGGGCGGCCGGCCGACACGAGCGCGAGCGCCCGCTTGGCGAAGGCGCGGCCGGCGGCGCCGGACAGGTGCACCCGGAGCAGGTCCGGGCCCTCGTCGTCGTCGGCCAGGTCCTCGACGTCGGTGTCGTCGCCGGTCGCCTCCTGGGCCTCGACGACGAGCTCCTCGGCGTCCGCGTCCCACTTGAGGGCCATGGTCCCGACGCGGAACTCCTCGACGACCGGCAGGTCGAGCGGGCCGTTGTCGTCGAGCTCGGCCGGCGCGACCGCCGGCACGGCCGTGGCGCCTCCGGTGCGGCGTACGACCTCGTCCAGGAGCTCCTCGACCCGCTCGGCGAGCGCGGCGACCTGCTGCTTCTCGAGGGCGACGGTGGTGGTCCGGTCACCCGCGCGGGCCTGCAGGTAGAACGCCCGGGAGCCCGGGACGCCGATGGTGCCGGCGACGAACCGGTCGGGCGGGTTGTACTCGAAGAGCTGTCGGGGCACGGCCGAACAGCCTATGCGCTGGCTGCGGGTGGCCGGGCCGCGCCGCGGTCCTCGGCGGCTCCGGCGGCATCGGTGGCATCGGTGGCGGCGGTGGCTGACCCGGTGAGCCCGGCGCCGCCGCCGACGACGGCGTCCGTGGCCTGCGTGCGCCGGCGGCCGCGCTTCTTCGCCGGCGGTGCGAGCCAGGACAGGTCACCGCCGGTGTCGTTCATCCGCAGCACGTAGGGGCGCTGGTCGGTGTAGCGGACGACGGAGACCGAGCAGGGGTCGGCGACGATCCGCTGGAAGGCGTCGAGGTGCATCCCGAGCGCGTCGGCGAGCACCGCCTTGATGACGTCCCCGTGCGAGAACGCGGCCCACACCGCGTCCGGGCCGAGCCGGGCGTTGACGTCGCGCACCGTGTCGACGGCACGGGTCTGCACCTCCCGCAGCGACTCCCCGCCGGGGAAGGTCACCGCGCTGGGATGGGTCTGCACGACCTTCCACAGCGGGTCCTTCGCCAGCGCCTTGAGCTCCTTGCCGGTCCACTCGCCGTAGCGGCACTCGCCCAGCCGGTCGTCGACGGACGGCTGGAGGCCGCGCCCGGCGAGCACGGCGGACGCCGTTTCCAGGCAGCGCTGCAGGGGGCTCGTCACCGCGGCGGTGAGGGGCACGCCCGCCAGCCGGTCGTGCAGGGCCGCCGCCTGCGCCCGGCCGGTGTCGTCGAGAGCGACCCCTTCGGACCAGCCCGCGAGGACGCCGCTGGTGTTCGCCGTCGTGCGGCCGTGGCGTACCAGCAGGACTGTGGTCACGGCCGTCACCCTACGTGCGCGGACGGTGAGGCCCGCTCAGGGCTGGGCCGAGATGACCCCGGCCCCGAGCAGCGCGAAGACTCCGAGCCCGAGCAGGATCCGGTAGACCACGAACGGGCGGAACGAGCCCTTCGAGATGTAGCGCAGGAACCACGCGATGACCGCGAACCCGACGACGCCGGCGATCACCGTGGCGAGGATGGTCGGGCCCCACTCGACCGGCGCCTCCCCGGAGGCGATGTCCTTGAGCTCGAAGAGCCCGGAGGCGAGCACGGCCGGGATGGCCAGGAGGAAGGAGAAGCGCGCCGCCGCCTCCCGCCTGTAGCCCAGCAGCAGCGCCGCGCTGATCGTGCCGCCGGACCGCGAGACGCCCGGCACGAGCGCCAGCGCCTGCGCGAAGCCGCAGATGATGCCGTCCCGGAGGGTCAGCTTCTCCAACGGCTTGGCGTTGCGCGCGACCCGGTCCGCGTAGCCGAGGACGAGCGCGAAGCCGACCAGCGTCGCCCCGATGACCCAGAGCGAGCGGAACGCCGACTCGATCGGGTGCTGCAGCAGCAGGCCGAGCACCCCGATCGGCAGGGTGCCGACCAGGACGAGCCAGCCGAGCCGGGCATCCGGGTCCGAGCGCATCTCCTTGTCCGTGAGCGAGCGGAACCACGCCTTGAGGATGCGGATGATGTCGCGGGCGAAGTAGACGAGCACGGCGGTCTCGGTGCCGAGCTGCGTCACGGCGGTGAAGGCCGCACCGGGGTCCTCCCAGCCGAACAGCTCGGCCGATATCCGCAGGTGCGCGCTGCTCGAGATCGGGAGGAACTCGGTCAGACCCTGCACGACGCCGAGGACTGCCGCCTCGCCCCACCCGATCAAGCTCAAGCCCGTGCTCCCCTGCTCCGGCCGGCTCCGGTCGGCCCCGGTCGGCCCCGGTCGGCACGGCGTTTAGACAACTCAGGGACCCTAACGGGCCGAGATCGCGCGGGCGTGCCGCGGCGCGCGGTGGGCGGGCTAGGCTCGCGGCCCGTGGAGGAGCGGTACGTCGGACGGAGCGGGCTGCGGGTGTCGCGGCTCGGCCTCGGGACCATGACCTGGGGCCGGGACACCGACGAGCACGAGGCCGCCGACCAGCTGCGCGCCTTCGTCGACGCGGGAGGCACGCTCGTCGACACGGCCCCGTCGTACGCCGAGGGCGCCTCCGAGCAGATCCTCGGCGGGCTCCTGGCGCAGGTGGCCGACCGCGACCGGCTCGTGCTCGCGACCAAGGGCGGCATCGGCCGCCGGAACGGCCGCGGCTACGTCGACACCTCGCGCCGTGGCCTGCTCGCCC encodes:
- a CDS encoding SRPBCC family protein: MSTTTFETRIEVDEKVPAVHITREFNAPAATVFQAHVDPGLLVRWLGPRSCEMRIGHYDARTGGSYRYTHIDADGEYGFWGSFHEIRPGELIVQTFGFDGAPDGVALERIVFTDLGDGRSRLVSTSLAESFETRDEFVASGMEYGVREGYEKLDEVLAG
- the mshC gene encoding cysteine--1-D-myo-inosityl 2-amino-2-deoxy-alpha-D-glucopyranoside ligase, whose amino-acid sequence is MHAWPAPSVPTLPGAGSELLLHDTATGSLQPVGGPEQGRIYVCGITPYDATHLGHAATYVAFDLVLRAWRDAGLRTTYVQNVTDVDDPLLERAAATGVDWRDLAQRETALFREDMAALGVIPPDAYVGVTEAVSAIGDAVGRMLGEGSAYRVEQDVYFDVTADSAYGRVSGLADDVQRKLSAERGGDPERPGKRNGVDPLLWRGERPGEPSWPSAVGPGRPGWHIECTVIALDHLGGGFDVQGGGSDLVFPHHEMSASHAHALGSEFARVYAHVGMVGYEGEKMSKSRGNLVLVSRLRAAGVDPAAVRLVLLAHHYRSDWEYTDADLAGAQARLDAWRGALARNEGPDPEPVLSGVRRALAADLDAPSALRVVDEWAAAAGRGEGDVPGAAGLVARAVDALLGVRL
- a CDS encoding SCO1664 family protein, producing MTTSAVADALHLLREGSIEVEGRLVDASNATLYARISLDGVESACVYKPVAGERPLWDFPDGTLAGREVSAYLVSAYAGWDVVPPTVLRDGPFGPGMVQLWVDADDTVELVDIVTRPALPPGWLAVLDARGEGGEAVVLAHAADPRLRRMAVFDAVVNNADRKGGHILPLGPAADAPVHGVDHGVSFNVEEKLRTVLWGWAGRRIDAEDLDTLARVRDGLEGELGSQLAEHLTAAEVTATERRVRRLLREARMPRPVPGWPAIPWPAF
- a CDS encoding DUF3090 domain-containing protein, yielding MPRQLFEYNPPDRFVAGTIGVPGSRAFYLQARAGDRTTTVALEKQQVAALAERVEELLDEVVRRTGGATAVPAVAPAELDDNGPLDLPVVEEFRVGTMALKWDADAEELVVEAQEATGDDTDVEDLADDDEGPDLLRVHLSGAAGRAFAKRALALVSAGRPPCPFCGLPLDPEGHVCPRANGYRR
- a CDS encoding histidine phosphatase family protein, whose amino-acid sequence is MTTVLLVRHGRTTANTSGVLAGWSEGVALDDTGRAQAAALHDRLAGVPLTAAVTSPLQRCLETASAVLAGRGLQPSVDDRLGECRYGEWTGKELKALAKDPLWKVVQTHPSAVTFPGGESLREVQTRAVDTVRDVNARLGPDAVWAAFSHGDVIKAVLADALGMHLDAFQRIVADPCSVSVVRYTDQRPYVLRMNDTGGDLSWLAPPAKKRGRRRTQATDAVVGGGAGLTGSATAATDATDAAGAAEDRGAARPPAASA
- a CDS encoding undecaprenyl-diphosphate phosphatase codes for the protein MGWGEAAVLGVVQGLTEFLPISSSAHLRISAELFGWEDPGAAFTAVTQLGTETAVLVYFARDIIRILKAWFRSLTDKEMRSDPDARLGWLVLVGTLPIGVLGLLLQHPIESAFRSLWVIGATLVGFALVLGYADRVARNAKPLEKLTLRDGIICGFAQALALVPGVSRSGGTISAALLLGYRREAAARFSFLLAIPAVLASGLFELKDIASGEAPVEWGPTILATVIAGVVGFAVIAWFLRYISKGSFRPFVVYRILLGLGVFALLGAGVISAQP